A region of the Cytobacillus luteolus genome:
GACCTATTTATAAAAAGAACTCCCCAATAACCCGGGGAGTTCATCTCATTCATTATCTAATTCCTAATGCAATTTTTGCGTAGCGTGACATTCGATCCTTAGACCATGGTGGATTCCAGACAATATCAACTTCTGTTTCTTTTACCTCAGGTAGATCAGCAAGTGATGCCTTTACACTTTCAACAATGGTTCCTGCTAAAGGACAACCCATTGAAGTAAGAGTCATCGTAACTGTTGCCTTTCCTTCGTCATCCATGTCAACCCCATAAACTAATCCTAAATTTACAATATCAATTCCTAGTTCAGGGTCAATAACTGTCTCAAGTGCCCCCATGATATTTTCTTCTAATGCTTTATCTATCATTTCTTCAACCTCCGACCGTTTAGTTACTTTTATAGTATAGCGTATTCAAGTTTAGATAGAAAATAAGTTGTCTATACCTTTTCTTCTTATTCTAATAACCCCGTAACTGTTTTAGGGCATCTTCACTCATCAGATCAGGTGACCATAAAGGACTCCAAACAACTTCCACATCAACACTTTTTACTTCAGTTAACTCTGAGACAGCATGTTTCACACCACCAACAATGCTATCGTGCAGAGGGCAGCCAGGCGTTGTTAAAGTCATCTTGATAACAACATCTCCGGCATCTTCACTCACATTATATATTAACCCTAAGTCAACAATGTTTATGTTAAGTTCAGGATCAATGACTTTCTTTAATTGCTCATTTATTTTTGCCAGGAATGACATTACAAAAACCTCCTTCTTATTTACGTAAAACAACAAAGATTCTATAACAATAAAAAATTGTTGCAACGCTTTGGATTCCTTGGCTAAGGAAAAAAACAATTTGATTAGACAAAAGGTAAGATAGTAATATTCCGATACTTCCGATCATGAATCCTGCAAAAATTGGGACACTAGCTTTCTCATTCATCATATCCTTTAGAGTTGGCACATTCGTTTTACCAATAAGTTTGCTATAACGATGTGTCCACCACAAAAAAGGAACGATTTTATAGAGATAACCAGAGATGCTAAAGATAATCCACATATAAATATACAAGTAAATTAGAATTCCATAGACAGAATAATGTTCTGGAAATAAAGATAGCACTGCAGCACTAATGTGTATTACTAAACCTATTCCGATTGCGAGTATGGAAAAAATAAAAGGCTTATCTAGTTTTTTCTTAAGACGAGTCTTAAGGATTTTATAAATATGAAAGGAAAATGTTGCAAAACCTAGTGTTGATGCAAGCATCCCAATCTGGAATAGACTGTAACTTTCATTATTAAAACTAATTATCGATATAACTAGACCTGTTAAATAGAAGGTTAAGACCCACT
Encoded here:
- a CDS encoding metal-sulfur cluster assembly factor; translated protein: MDKALEENIMGALETVIDPELGIDIVNLGLVYGVDMDDEGKATVTMTLTSMGCPLAGTIVESVKASLADLPEVKETEVDIVWNPPWSKDRMSRYAKIALGIR
- a CDS encoding metal-sulfur cluster assembly factor; the encoded protein is MSFLAKINEQLKKVIDPELNINIVDLGLIYNVSEDAGDVVIKMTLTTPGCPLHDSIVGGVKHAVSELTEVKSVDVEVVWSPLWSPDLMSEDALKQLRGY